AACACTGGCAAGTCCGAAATTGCTGTTCTCACACGCTCATTGCCGCTATGCAAGCGAATCAGACAAACTGGAGATCATGGTTTCTAAAAACTGCGGAGCCACCTGGACAACCCTGTATAACAAAGCCGGCGCAACCCTTGCTACCGCACCTTTAAGCACAACAGGGTTTGTACCAACAGCATCACAGTGGAAACATGATACTGTGGATTTGACTACCATGGCAGGTGAAGCTCAGGTGCTGATTAAATTTAAAGGCACCAGCGCCTATGGTAATAACCTGTGGGTGGATGATATCAATCTTGCCAATTTCACTGCCTCTGTTAGTGAGAATACAACCAATGGCAACAGTATGGCTGTATATCCGAATCCGTTCAGCGGAAGCACTACTATTGACCTGAATCTTTCAAATAATGCTACCGTTGTGATTTCAATGTTCAACGTGCTTGGTGAGCTGGTTTATACCGCCGACCAAGGTTCTATGAGCGCAGGAAATCATAACATAAGCCTCGACGGAACATCACTTCAGGCAGGTATTTATTATATCAATGCAAAAGTGGATGGTTACACCCTTACTCAAAAAGTAAGCGTGATAAAATAATTATTTCATTTAAATTTGCAGGAACCGGTGTTTGGTATTGTACTTGATAACAGACACCGGTTCTTTCTTTAACTTAAATTCTGACAAATGAAACGGCTAAGCGTAATACTGTGTTTTCTGTTGATTGGATATACAGCCATGTGCCAGGAAACAGATAAAAAACTTCAGAAACTTCCGTCGGTAATGCTGAAAACCCTTGACGGAAAAACAATAAACACGGCAGAACTTTCGAATAACGGAAAACCCATTATTCTTAGTTTTTGGGCTACATGGTGCAAACCCTGCGTTTCGGAACTCACTGCCATTTCTGATGTATATGCCGACTGGCAAAAAGAAACCGGTGTTATGTTAATCGCTGTTTCTATTGACGATTCGCGCACCACTGCAAATGTTCAGCCCACCGTAAACGGCAAAGGCTGGGAATATGTAGTACTGCTGGATGCCAACAGTGAATTTAAACGTGCCATGAATGTGAACCTTGTACCGCACACATTTATCCTTAACGGAAAAGGTGAAATTGTATGGCAGCATACCTCATTCGCACAAGGCGCAGAACTCAATCTGATAGACATTGTGAAGAAAATCATCGCGGGTGAGCCTATACCGAATGATTGATTCTTCTTTTTTTTATCTTTGACGCAATTATAATTATTCCTTCAAATTCAGGGCATTGA
The nucleotide sequence above comes from Bacteroidota bacterium. Encoded proteins:
- a CDS encoding TlpA disulfide reductase family protein, whose product is MKRLSVILCFLLIGYTAMCQETDKKLQKLPSVMLKTLDGKTINTAELSNNGKPIILSFWATWCKPCVSELTAISDVYADWQKETGVMLIAVSIDDSRTTANVQPTVNGKGWEYVVLLDANSEFKRAMNVNLVPHTFILNGKGEIVWQHTSFAQGAELNLIDIVKKIIAGEPIPND